The proteins below are encoded in one region of Methanomassiliicoccus luminyensis B10:
- a CDS encoding ABC transporter ATP-binding protein, producing the protein MLRFTDVTKAFIDRGRGAGVLAVRDVDLEVGENEFVCLIGPSGCGKSTLLNIAAGLVRPSRGQASIDGTDITGPDPRVGMVFQEPGLFPWLSVLGNVEFGLKGKGLPKGQRREKALGMLEMVGLADFRDARPTDLSGGMRQKAALARALVLEPEIILMDEPFGALDEQARKHMDLELLKIWEKERRTVLFVTHNIEEAVMLSTRIVLMDAHPGRIVREWKVGIPRPRDPFQKEVTDLKMELSRALQAVLEECGCKRSETYAPIVPGLERTIPGEERWKIQE; encoded by the coding sequence ATGCTCCGCTTCACCGATGTGACGAAAGCGTTCATCGACCGGGGAAGGGGCGCGGGGGTCCTGGCGGTCCGGGATGTGGACCTGGAGGTAGGGGAGAACGAGTTCGTGTGCCTCATCGGGCCCAGCGGGTGCGGCAAGTCCACCCTGCTGAACATCGCCGCGGGCCTGGTCCGTCCCTCCAGGGGGCAGGCCAGCATCGACGGGACCGACATAACCGGGCCGGACCCCCGGGTGGGGATGGTGTTCCAGGAGCCCGGCCTGTTCCCGTGGCTGTCGGTGCTCGGCAACGTCGAGTTCGGGCTGAAGGGGAAGGGGCTGCCGAAGGGACAGCGGAGGGAGAAGGCCCTGGGGATGCTGGAGATGGTCGGCCTGGCGGACTTCAGGGACGCCCGCCCCACCGATCTCTCGGGAGGGATGCGCCAGAAGGCGGCGCTGGCGCGCGCCCTGGTGCTGGAGCCGGAGATCATCCTCATGGATGAGCCCTTCGGGGCCCTCGACGAGCAGGCCAGGAAGCATATGGACCTGGAACTGCTGAAGATCTGGGAGAAGGAACGCCGGACGGTGCTGTTCGTCACCCACAACATCGAGGAGGCGGTCATGTTGAGCACCCGGATAGTCCTGATGGACGCCCACCCCGGCCGGATCGTCCGGGAGTGGAAGGTAGGCATCCCCCGCCCCCGTGACCCCTTCCAGAAAGAAGTGACCGATCTGAAGATGGAACTGTCCCGGGCCCTCCAGGCCGTCCTGGAGGAGTGCGGGTGCAAGCGGTCGGAGACCTACGCGCCCATCGTGCCGGGGCTTGAAAGAACGATACCAGGTGAAGAAAGATGGAAGATCCAGGAATGA
- a CDS encoding ABC transporter permease, translated as MMPTGSLAKESAVLDRAIADDAVHFTFEGDAKSSLLRRVLVGAAGLLLLLLVWQAVSMLVFAIKGVTFPTPLDTVSRLADLLSGDKLYRYTIFDHLYNSLVRWISGYSLAVVLGILIGAAMGTNATVHDIMMVPASILQLIPGLAWIPVALLIFGLGESATVFMIFMTVLPTIIICTAGAIRSVPEIYLRSARMMNVGRAATFFRVLVPAASLQVIDGLRVGMASGWKVLIAAEMVVGAALGLGYVLIQARWSLDFEAAFVSIMVICIMGLFIEKCLFSAIERRVRERLGLEKGD; from the coding sequence ATGATGCCGACTGGCTCCCTTGCCAAGGAATCCGCCGTCCTGGACCGGGCTATCGCCGATGATGCGGTCCATTTCACGTTCGAGGGGGATGCCAAATCCTCGCTCCTGCGCAGGGTGCTGGTGGGGGCGGCCGGCTTGCTGCTGCTCTTGTTGGTATGGCAGGCGGTGTCAATGCTGGTGTTCGCGATAAAAGGGGTCACCTTCCCGACGCCGCTCGACACGGTCTCCCGGCTGGCGGACCTCCTGTCAGGGGACAAGCTGTACAGGTACACCATATTCGACCACCTCTACAACAGCCTGGTCAGGTGGATCTCCGGCTATTCCCTCGCGGTGGTCCTGGGCATCCTCATAGGGGCGGCCATGGGGACGAACGCCACGGTGCACGACATCATGATGGTCCCCGCATCGATACTCCAGCTCATCCCGGGCCTGGCCTGGATACCCGTGGCCCTGTTGATCTTCGGGCTAGGGGAGTCAGCCACCGTGTTCATGATCTTCATGACCGTCCTGCCCACCATCATCATCTGCACCGCGGGCGCCATCAGGTCGGTGCCGGAGATCTACCTGAGGTCGGCGAGGATGATGAACGTGGGAAGGGCCGCCACCTTCTTCCGCGTCCTGGTCCCCGCGGCGTCCCTGCAGGTGATCGACGGCCTGCGCGTGGGGATGGCCAGCGGCTGGAAGGTGCTCATCGCCGCGGAGATGGTGGTGGGGGCGGCCCTGGGGCTCGGCTACGTGCTGATCCAGGCCCGGTGGTCCCTGGACTTCGAGGCGGCCTTCGTCTCCATCATGGTGATTTGCATCATGGGCCTGTTCATCGAGAAATGCCTGTTCAGCGCCATCGAGCGGCGGGTCCGGGAAAGGCTCGGCCTGGAGAAAGGTGATTGA
- a CDS encoding ABC transporter permease produces the protein MANRIIVNIKSQAKMFFRSKSSVFWTVFFPVVLILLFGAIFSDSGGSTYTLYVQNLDEEAVGSQQFIDALEQTGALKIVEVDTSTDVEQYIKDNSVSALLIIPQGSIDKLINHDPAALELRMDQSSSSANVIFSIVSAVADGVNLEMAGGSPLLTVDTENIVSSQLNYIDFFLPGVIAIMVMQDAVNFVIGTQTRYRTNGIFHKLATTPLTQFEWLISQAVFQLVVVAISVATCLIVGVLAFGIHVNLDIISVAIMVVATMLFSAIGLIIARFIKDEEAAGAAAGAITFPMMFLSGSFFPLEQMPSFLQSLATVLPLTYVNEGLRDAMIFGNSAGAIDNLLILTVLMVVFMAAAVYLTNWKEK, from the coding sequence ATGGCCAACCGCATCATTGTCAACATAAAAAGCCAGGCGAAGATGTTCTTCCGTTCCAAGAGCTCGGTGTTCTGGACCGTGTTCTTCCCCGTGGTGCTCATACTGCTGTTCGGGGCCATCTTTTCGGACAGCGGCGGGTCCACCTATACGCTGTACGTGCAGAACCTCGACGAGGAGGCCGTTGGGTCCCAGCAATTCATAGACGCCCTGGAACAGACCGGGGCGCTGAAGATAGTGGAGGTCGACACCTCCACGGACGTGGAGCAGTACATCAAGGACAATTCGGTGTCCGCGCTCCTCATCATCCCTCAAGGCTCCATTGACAAGCTGATCAATCATGACCCCGCCGCACTGGAGCTCCGGATGGATCAGTCCAGCAGCTCGGCGAACGTTATCTTCTCCATCGTCAGCGCGGTGGCCGACGGCGTGAACTTGGAGATGGCGGGCGGCTCGCCGCTGCTCACCGTGGATACCGAGAACATCGTGTCCAGCCAGCTTAACTACATCGACTTCTTCCTGCCCGGGGTCATCGCCATCATGGTCATGCAGGACGCCGTCAATTTCGTGATAGGCACCCAGACCCGGTACCGCACCAACGGTATATTCCACAAGCTTGCCACCACCCCCCTCACCCAGTTCGAGTGGCTGATATCCCAGGCGGTGTTCCAGCTGGTCGTGGTGGCCATCTCGGTGGCGACCTGTCTGATCGTGGGCGTGCTGGCGTTCGGCATTCACGTGAACCTCGACATCATCTCGGTGGCCATCATGGTGGTCGCCACGATGCTGTTCTCGGCCATAGGGCTGATAATCGCCCGCTTCATCAAGGACGAAGAGGCGGCCGGGGCGGCCGCGGGGGCCATCACCTTCCCCATGATGTTCCTGTCGGGAAGCTTCTTCCCCCTGGAGCAGATGCCGAGCTTCCTGCAGTCCCTGGCGACGGTACTGCCCCTGACCTATGTCAACGAGGGGCTCCGCGACGCCATGATATTCGGCAACAGCGCCGGCGCCATCGACAACCTGCTGATACTGACGGTCCTGATGGTCGTGTTCATGGCCGCGGCGGTGTACCTCACCAATTGGAAGGAGAAGTAA
- a CDS encoding ABC transporter ATP-binding protein, protein MSEQVIVVHDLVKRYDDLAAVNSIDFSVQRGEVFSILGPNGAGKTTTVEILECLKTKTSGTVEILGMSIDTQVREIKKRIGVLPQAFNSFDLLTVKENLQFFGDMYDRRLDVDELIDLVELGKKKDEYFKNLSGGLKQRVGVAISMVNDPDIVFLDEPTTGLDPKARREVWDVVKGLRNKGKTVILTTHYMEEAEVLSDRVAIMDSGKFIALGTPRQLIDEYGTGTVCVVRGGGAPAHAALKDINSGAELRENDVFIHVSGRDVLPEIIKRLEASRAYYDEIQLKKSTLEDVFLGLTGKRILEE, encoded by the coding sequence TTGTCCGAGCAGGTAATCGTTGTTCATGATCTCGTCAAAAGGTACGATGATCTCGCCGCCGTCAACAGCATCGATTTCAGCGTCCAGAGGGGAGAGGTGTTCTCCATACTCGGCCCCAACGGCGCGGGGAAGACCACCACCGTGGAGATACTGGAGTGCCTGAAGACCAAGACGTCCGGCACCGTGGAGATACTGGGGATGAGCATCGACACCCAGGTCAGGGAGATCAAGAAGAGGATCGGGGTGCTCCCCCAGGCCTTCAACTCCTTCGATCTCCTCACGGTCAAGGAGAACCTGCAGTTCTTCGGCGACATGTACGATCGCCGCCTGGACGTGGACGAGCTGATAGATCTCGTCGAGCTCGGGAAGAAGAAGGACGAGTACTTCAAGAACCTGTCCGGGGGGCTGAAGCAGAGGGTCGGCGTGGCCATCTCCATGGTCAACGACCCTGACATCGTATTCCTGGACGAGCCGACCACGGGGCTGGACCCCAAGGCCCGGAGGGAAGTTTGGGACGTCGTAAAGGGCCTCCGGAACAAAGGGAAGACGGTCATCCTGACCACCCATTACATGGAGGAGGCCGAAGTGCTCTCGGACCGCGTCGCCATCATGGACTCCGGCAAGTTCATCGCTTTGGGAACGCCCAGGCAGCTGATAGATGAGTATGGCACCGGGACGGTGTGCGTCGTCAGGGGAGGAGGGGCGCCGGCGCACGCCGCGCTCAAGGACATCAACTCCGGCGCCGAGCTGCGGGAGAACGACGTCTTCATCCACGTGAGCGGAAGGGACGTCCTTCCCGAGATCATCAAGAGGCTGGAGGCGAGCAGGGCGTACTATGACGAGATCCAGCTCAAGAAGTCCACCCTCGAGGACGTGTTCCTGGGGCTCACCGGCAAGCGCATCCTGGAGGAGTGA
- a CDS encoding PadR family transcriptional regulator, translating into MISWDDAQDDLRKAFGTQTFRAGFLKLSILRILSERPLHGYALIREIERITGSGWKPSPGSVYPALQSLQDNGLIHLSVDGRQRVYHITPLGNDMLMQAIQQVQAGLQNIQNILSYKYEDADGKKGR; encoded by the coding sequence TTGATCAGCTGGGACGATGCCCAAGACGATCTAAGAAAAGCTTTCGGGACCCAGACGTTCAGGGCGGGGTTCCTGAAGCTTTCCATCCTCCGGATACTGTCCGAGAGGCCGCTGCACGGCTATGCGCTCATCAGGGAGATAGAGCGGATCACCGGGAGCGGCTGGAAGCCCAGCCCCGGGTCGGTGTACCCGGCGCTGCAGAGCCTCCAGGACAACGGTCTTATCCATCTCAGCGTCGACGGGAGGCAGCGGGTCTACCATATTACTCCCCTGGGAAATGACATGCTGATGCAGGCGATCCAGCAGGTTCAGGCGGGCCTGCAGAACATCCAGAACATACTGAGCTACAAGTATGAGGACGCCGACGGCAAAAAGGGCCGCTGA